TTCAAATTTTTTAATATGATTCGTGTTTTCACAAACTATTTTCATCTCTTTTTTTTATATAATTTCAACACAATTTTGCAATTTTCATGCTTTTAATAAAAATTATTGCTTAAGAAGAGCATCTTTAATAATTTTCGCCCATATTGAATAACCTTTTTCATTCATATGAAGTTCATCTCTTGTGAAAATATCTCTTCTGATTTCTCCCATATCATCATACATATCATGAGTAATATCAATATAGTGAAGATTAGATTTCTCATTGCAATAATCTTCGATGTACATATTTGCTATTAACAATTTGTCTATGTATTTTTCTCTTGACGGTGACGGTTTTATTGAAATAAAGTAAATATGTGTGTTTGGAATATATTTTTCTGTTAATCTTACAAATAATTTGAAAGTTGATAATACAACATCCAGATTTAAAAAAGAAGCTGTAATATCATTATCTCCTTCATATAATACAATTGATGAAGGTTCATAAGGAATAACTATCCGGTTAAAATAATATATGGCTTCTGACATAGTTGAACCGCCAAATCCTCTGTTGATAACAGGAATAGGATACATATCTTTTTTAAGACTTGTCCATTTTCTGATAGTAGAACTTCCCAAGAATAATACTTGCCCTTTTTTATATCCGTTTAATGAATCTGTTCTTTCATATTTGAGAATATCAGATTCATATCTGTTAAGAAAAGTCGTATCAAGATAATGCGACATTTCTTTCATATAAAAAATCGAATCTTCCTTTATTCTGTACTCACGATTATCAATATTTTGATTGTCGTTTGATTGCCCGTTTGAGTTACAGGCAAATATGAATGTTATTAATATGAATAATAAGTTTTTCAAAACTGTATGTTTTTTTACAAATATATTTGGTTTTTTATTTAATACCCTTAACTAAATTATTCGGATATTTTGTTCGGTTGCAACTACAAACTTATTTTCAAGTAAATGAGCATAATACTCTAAAATTTGTGAAAGAAGATAAATTTTATTTTCTGATGTTTCTTTTTTCATTCTTAACAGAATTATACCTTTATGAAGTAAATTTTTACGAAATACAAGCTCACCAAAATCCTTATCATTAGTAATAATAATATAATCTTCCTTATATGCTTTATTCAGTATTTGGCGATCACTAATTCCGGGGCTTTCATCATATACAGAAAATACTTGATAAGATTTAGTTTGAAGCCAATGAGCAACATTAGGACCTGTACATTCATCAACTATAAACTTCATCAGTAGAAGAGTTTATGGGATAAAACATATTACTGTCAATGGTTTCAGCAGCATACATTATACAAGCCAAAATGTCATCTTTAGTAAGTTTATTATATTCACTCATAATTTGACTGATGCTGACACCTTGAGCTAAAAGTTTCAGAATAAATTGCACACTCAATCGAGTCCCTCTAATAACAGGTTTCCCTGCAAGAATTTCAGTATTAATTTCTATTCTGTTATCAAAAAGTTGTGTTTTCATAGTTATACTGTATATATATTACAAAATTATAAAAACTTGTAGCCGAAAGCAACTTTTTGCAGTTTATTTAATATTTTTGTTTAATAAAAATTTATTCAAATGACTTTAATTAAATCAGTATCAGGTATAAGAGGTACAATCGGCGGAAAACCGGGTGATAATTTAACACCGATTGATGTTGTAAAATTTACATCAGCTTATATTTATTTAATGCAAAAACGCTTAAAAAAAACAAAATTAAAAATTATAGTCGGGCGGGATGCCAGATTATCGGGTCCGCAGGTATTGAATTTGGTATTAGGAACATTATCCGGAATGGGTGCAGATGCTGTAAATATTGGATTAGCAACAACACCTACAACCGAAATTGCCGTAACTGAAGAAAACGCAGACGGCGGAATAATTCTGACTGCAAGTCATAATCCTAAACAATGGAATGCTTTAAAATTATTAAATGAAAAAGGTGAATTTTTATCAGCAAATGACGGAAAGGAATTGTTAAATTATGTAGAGAATGAATTTGATGAAATTGAATATGCTCCAATAAATCTAATAGGAAAAGTTATTGAAAAAGACTATTTGCAAAGACATATTGAATTAATTTTAAAGAATGAGTATGTAGATATTGAAATTATAAAAAAGGCAAACTTCAGGATTGTAATTGATGCTGTAAACTCAGTAGGAG
This genomic stretch from Bacteroidales bacterium harbors:
- a CDS encoding DUF5615 family PIN-like protein, which codes for MKFIVDECTGPNVAHWLQTKSYQVFSVYDESPGISDRQILNKAYKEDYIIITNDKDFGELVFRKNLLHKGIILLRMKKETSENKIYLLSQILEYYAHLLENKFVVATEQNIRII
- a CDS encoding DUF433 domain-containing protein produces the protein MKTQLFDNRIEINTEILAGKPVIRGTRLSVQFILKLLAQGVSISQIMSEYNKLTKDDILACIMYAAETIDSNMFYPINSSTDEVYS